The Osmerus eperlanus chromosome 7, fOsmEpe2.1, whole genome shotgun sequence genome includes a region encoding these proteins:
- the LOC134023959 gene encoding leucine-rich repeat-containing protein 72, whose product MDMCEEVIEKALHKYGIKRDRKVCELYLAKRGLTYIPDVSRFQTLTCLWLNNNKIKDISYKGLNCCLTELYLQNNNITSISGTMSHLACLRVLLLHINQMKRLDETVAELRNIHHLHTVTFFLNPFAQEPEYRQYVLHHLPSVQILDRRVVKQEERNTSFQLFNTEQYRVLQSLAFGRRIHTPAAKETGSHVNGFQLKGLDVLTRHINRLKCPFDDIADPSVRRAMQRSVMQFSSVDWRSFPTAQQSQLGEYIQPHIPNILKITFR is encoded by the exons ATGGATATGTGTGAGGAA GTTATCGAGAAAGCCCTCCATAAGTATGGAATCAAGAGAGATCGAAAAGTATGTGAACTTTATCTCGCCAAAAG AGGGCTCACATATATCCCTGACGTATCAAGATTTCAAACTTTGACATGTTTATGGCTGAACAACAACAAG ATCAAGGATATAAGCTACAAGGGTCTCAACTGTTGCTTGACAGAACTGTACCTACAAAATAATAACATAACATCCATTTCAG GGACCATGAGTCATCTAGCCTGTCTAAGAGTTCTCCTTTTACACATCAACCAGATGAAAAGGCTAGATGAGACAGTGGCAGAGCTGAGAAACATACATCATCTTCATACTGTTA CTTTTTTCCTGAATCCTTTTGCACAAGAGCCTGAATATCGTCAATATGTCCTCCATCACTTGCCATCTGTGCAAATACTTGATCGAAGAG TTGTTAAGCAAGAAGAGAGAAATACATCGTTTCAGTTGTTCAACACAGAGCAATATCGTGTCCTCCAGTCTTTGGCCTTTGGCAGACGCATACACACTCCAGCTGcaaaagagacaggaagtcatgtTAATGGCTTTCAACTCAAAG GATTGGATGTTTTGACAAGACATATCAACAG GCTGAAATGCCCATTTGATGACATCGCAGACCCCAGTGTGCGAAGAGCCATGCAGAGGTCTGTCATGCAATTCTCATCTGTGGACTGGAGGTCCTTCCCTACTGCCCAGCAGAGCCAACTAGGAGAATATATCCAGCCACATATTCCCAACATCCTCAAAATAACATTCAGATGA
- the sostdc1a gene encoding sclerostin domain-containing protein 1a isoform X1 — protein MYLNSCEPCRLIFIYCVLLRCCQALKNDAENIYSLMAIPVMNTSSNVSLNRARIEGKGATNGVLQISEQNQVGCRELRSTKYISDGQCTSINPIKELVCAGECLPTQILPNWIGGGYRKKFWSRRNSQQWRCVNDKTRTQRILLQCQDSSTRTYKITVVTSCKCMRYSRQHNESGHKELATLSESQQLHKQKSKTKKRLGKRKMNNNWHEVEP, from the exons ATGTATTTGAATTCGTGCGAACCGTGCCGTCTCATATTTATATATTGTGTTCTCCTAAGGTGTTGCCAAGCGTTGAAAAACGATGCTGAGAACATATATTCACTCATGGCCATCCCGGTTATGAATACTTCGAGCAATGTGTCTTTGAACCGCGCACGTATTGAAGGGAAAGGCGCGACAAATGGTGTGCTTCAAATAAGTG AGCAAAACCAAGTGGGATGCAGAGAACTAAGGTCTACCAAGTATATCTCTGATGGTCAATGCACCAGCATCAACCCCATCAAGGAGCTGGTGTGTGCAGGCGAATGCCTTCCAACTCAGATCCTGCCCAACTGGATTGGTGGTGGCTACCGTAAGAAATTCTGGAGCAGAAGGAACAGTCAGCAATGGCGCTGTGTCAACGACAAAACACGTACGCAACGCATCCTACTCCAATGCCAGGACAGTAGCACACGAACTTACAAAATCACTGTGGTCACTTCGTGCAAGTGCATGAGGTACTCCAGACAGCACAACGAGTCAGGCCACAAGGAACTTGCTACTTTGTCTGAATCTCAGCAGCTCCATAAGCAGAAGTCTAAGACCAAGAAGAGGCTGGGTAAGAGAAAGATGAATAATAACTGGCATGAGGTGGAACCTTAA
- the sostdc1a gene encoding sclerostin domain-containing protein 1a isoform X2, whose amino-acid sequence MAIPVMNTSSNVSLNRARIEGKGATNGVLQISEQNQVGCRELRSTKYISDGQCTSINPIKELVCAGECLPTQILPNWIGGGYRKKFWSRRNSQQWRCVNDKTRTQRILLQCQDSSTRTYKITVVTSCKCMRYSRQHNESGHKELATLSESQQLHKQKSKTKKRLGKRKMNNNWHEVEP is encoded by the exons ATGGCCATCCCGGTTATGAATACTTCGAGCAATGTGTCTTTGAACCGCGCACGTATTGAAGGGAAAGGCGCGACAAATGGTGTGCTTCAAATAAGTG AGCAAAACCAAGTGGGATGCAGAGAACTAAGGTCTACCAAGTATATCTCTGATGGTCAATGCACCAGCATCAACCCCATCAAGGAGCTGGTGTGTGCAGGCGAATGCCTTCCAACTCAGATCCTGCCCAACTGGATTGGTGGTGGCTACCGTAAGAAATTCTGGAGCAGAAGGAACAGTCAGCAATGGCGCTGTGTCAACGACAAAACACGTACGCAACGCATCCTACTCCAATGCCAGGACAGTAGCACACGAACTTACAAAATCACTGTGGTCACTTCGTGCAAGTGCATGAGGTACTCCAGACAGCACAACGAGTCAGGCCACAAGGAACTTGCTACTTTGTCTGAATCTCAGCAGCTCCATAAGCAGAAGTCTAAGACCAAGAAGAGGCTGGGTAAGAGAAAGATGAATAATAACTGGCATGAGGTGGAACCTTAA
- the crppa gene encoding D-ribitol-5-phosphate cytidylyltransferase, with product MSKPLEPILFSTCEAGLSKNNAGNSCVDFSVAVVLPAGGSGERTGLQTPKQFCTFLNRPLLSYTVQAFERVPWIESIAVVVSKENLGLMMDIIQKFHHRKVKVVHGGSTRHRSIFNGIQALCEGKDGSAVNKPKVVIIHDAVRPFVEEDFLLKIAMAAKEQGAAGAIRPLVSTVIATTPDGYLDHSLKRAKYRASEMPQGFLYDVIYQAYQRCSQSDFEFGTECLDLALQYCGTNAKLIEGPPTLWKVTYKRDLAAAESIIKDSLSQSACVITGESTQARDMAKTLQKIVGALEMQVDVIPDLLGDNARSMAKQWNFIQISVNNFFLSEVEEIIRALEERNQALLYPVVIIWVHLNVSEGLSNSKNMEEPEGMMEFGRGAKLRNILLYGIQLHHSKEVNHWEQLVGRMAEIICALIQDRNPALTGQLLKV from the exons ATGAGCAAGCCCTTAGAACCAATACTTTTCTCAACCTGCGAGGCTGGGTTGAGTAAAAATAATGCTGGCAACAGCTGCGTGGATTTTTCGGTCGCTGTGGTTCTTCCAGCCGGGGGctctggagagagaacaggactgCAAACACCGAAACAGTTCTGCACATTTCTCAACAGACCCCTGTTAAGTTACACAGTTCAAGCTTTTGAGAG GGTACCATGGATAGAAAGCATTGCCGTTGTGGTTTCCAAGGAGAACCTCGGTTTGATGATGGACATTATACAGAAGTTTCACCACAGGAAAGTCAAAGTGGTGCATGGTGGATCTACTCGCCACAGATCTATATTTAATGGAATCCAAGCCCTCTGTGAGGGAAAAGATGGGTCAGCTGTCAACAAGCCAAAGGTGGTTATTATCCATGATGCAGTACGACCCTTTGTGGAGGAGGACTTCCTACTCAAGATAGCAATGGCTGCCAAAGAACAAGGG gCAGCTGGTGCCATACGTCCTCTGGTGTCCACAGTGATTGCTACCACCCCTGATGGCTATCTGGACCACTCCTTGAAGAGAGCCAAGTACAGAGCCAGCGAGATGCCCCAGGGTTTTCTCTATGATGTTATCTACCAGGCCTATCAAAGG TGCAGCCAGTCTGACTTTGAGTTTGGTACAGAGTGCCTTGATCTGGCTCTGCAATACTGTGGCACTAATGCCAAGCTCATTGAGGGGCCTCCAACGCTATGGAAG GTAACCTACAAACGAGATCTAGCTGCTGCAGAATCCATTATCAAAG ATAGCCTATCCCAGTCTGCCTGTGTTATCACAGGTGAGTCGACACAAGCTAGAGACATGGCCAAAACACTACAGAAGATAGTGGGAGCTTTGGAAATG CAAGTTGATGTTATTCCAGACCTACTTGGAGACAATGCCAGGTCCATGGCAAAACAATGGAACTTCATCCAAATTTCT GTAAACAATTTTTTCCTGTCAGAAGTTGAAGAAATTATCCGGGCTTTGGAAGAGAGGAACCAAGCACTACTATATCCAGTGGTCATTATTTGG GTGCATTTAAACGTGTCAGAGGGCTTGTCCAACAGCAAGAACATGGAAGAGCCAGAGGGCATGATGGAGTTTGGCAGAGGAGCCAAGCTCAGAAATATCTTACTGTATGGCATCCAGCTTCATCACTCAAAG GAGGTAAATCACTGGGAGCAGTTAGTAGGAAGAATGGCTGAGATCATATGTGCTCTGATCCAGGACAGAAACCCTGCCCTGACTGGACAGCTGCTGAAGGTGTAA